GTGAGCTCTTTGACGTCTTCCAGAGTGACGACCGTCCGACCATAATGCATAAGGTCAAAGACGTGCATGAGAAGGTAAACCTCATGCATGCGGAATCTGTCCGTACTGGAATCCCGAGGCTCCTGTTTGAGATACTCAAAGCACTGAGATACCCACTCCTTGGTCAGAATCTTGCCAATGTGGTCACGCACCGCTCGCTCTGTATCATCGTAGTTGTCAAAGTACTTGGGACGAGCTCGGAACGCGGTAAAGGTTTTACCCCAGACCAACCATCCGGGGTGGTCAGCATCCACCATGTATTCGGCCTCTTCGAGAGGTGACTCAAATGCATCCAGGAACTTTTGGGTAAACTCAGCGTCGCCCTTTTCTACAGGCACCTGGATTTTGTTCCTATAATCCACTTCCTTTTCAAGCAGATAGTTGTTGAAATCGTGATCATAAACCGCTCGCATATCAATGGTCGAGAAGAGTGTAGTAAAGGCAGAGAGATAATAGTTTCTCAGGCCTGGATGCGGATCGTTCGTACCGTACGCAACCAAGTCCACGAATTCCATGGGGGCGATTGTGTCGAAGCGGAGGCAAAGGTTGGTTGCAAAAATGGCACACCGGGATGCTATCTTCCAGTGCGCTCCCTTGGCCAACTTGATCAGCCACAGTCCGAGTTCTGCCTTGGAGGCTTCCACCTTGTCTCGCCTCTGCAGAATGAACTGGTTGCGAGTGCGAATTGGCGATGAGACGTCCTCATCGGGTTTGATGGTGTCTACCAAGGAGGTGTCGATCAAGACAGTCTTCTCAAAAGGCTTCCCAAATTCTATCAGCGAATAGATGACGGATGTCCCAAGGGTTTGTATTGAGGGCTTGTCGATGCCAGCAGTCTCGATATAGAGACGCAAGGCTTCGGGGGCAAATCTCCAGTCTCTGATAAGCGTCCTCAGCAGCGACGTGAAGAACAGGGAATACATGGCTCCCTTGACTCGATCGTGGTCGTTTGTGTCGATACTCTTTTTGAAACCCTCCAAGAGGACGGGGATAACCAATGGCTTGCCACCAATGAGCACCTTGAGCGACGAGTCTTGCGCACCCTGGGCAATACGACGGACGTCTGCGTACGAAGAAAGACATGACTGTGCAAGATCCAACAAAAGCCGCTTGTCCAATTCGCTCTTTTGCCGAGCCGATGCATTGTGCTTCATGCGCAGCATCTGATACGCCTCAGCGCGCTTGATGAGCAGAGGGCGGGGATAAACCTTTCTCAGgcccttgatcttgaaggCGGCAATATCGCATTTGTACAGTCGCAAATGCCTCTCCAATGGGTGCGCCGACCGTTCGATGCCAACGTCCGTGATCCATGTGCGGTAAGCAATGTACAAGGTAGTGAAGcattcaacatcatcctcctcgtttCGTGTGAGGAACGCGTGTGTCTTGGTCAGAAGTTCACCAAGCTGCTCGCGCAAATCATGGATGCGCTCATAGACAGGGTCACTTGGGCTCAGTAGGTATCCAgccttgtacctgtactgaGGACGcagctcttcgtcttcggcgACCTCTGCAAGGGGGTCGTCATCTCCGACATCCCCAGATGCTTCTTCTACATCAATATCCATGTCGACATCGCCGCCACCAGCCTTCGTGGCAGTCTCTCCTGAAGCCCGCTTCGGGTCAAACATGGTGGCCATGCCGCTAATAACCAGGCGAATCTGCTGCATCAACCGGGATACTTCGTCGGACCACTCTTTGTTCTTGCCCTTTCGACTCACGGGCGGATTATCGCTTAGCAAAAGCTCCAGCTGGTCGGTCGCTGACTTGATTTGCGAAGCAAAAAGCTCCACAGCAAACTCAATCTCTGGCGGCGACGGCTGGTGCCATTTAATGGTAAGGTCAGCAGGCGTAGTAGTCTTGCCCCAGTCGGCGACATCAAGACCTCTCTCGAGAACATCGGGCTCGTACAGGGCATGGTCGATGGGGTAAGTGTGCGTCAGGTTGAGCAACAGATGATGGATGTAGTTGGAGACCAGAATAGTGGGCAAACCTCGGCACTTTTCTTGCATGTACTGCGCGATTCCGAGCAGCTCGTCCTTGTAGTTGAGGACCTCACGGCCAACGTGCACAACGGCCATGGCTAGCATGGTGACATACCACACCAGGGCTCGATCTCTGGGGAGATAGTCCGTACCGGTAGTACGGTCTGAAGCTGCGTGGTTGAGATCGATCTCGTTGCGAATATTGACCACAAGCATGGGGATAAACACCTTGAGGGTCTTCTCCGGGTTGACCTTGCAGAGGGCGTTGAGGATCCAAGCCATGGCATCACGGGCTTGGTGGACAACGTGCGATGAAACAAACGTCGCAATCTTTTCCAGAGTAATGTCGAAGAGATCCGCTGACATTGACGCGAACAGAGGAGAAAGAGCGGCGGGTAGGGCATTGACAACACTGTCCTCTGGTGTTCCTCCCCTCACCTGGTTAGCGTCAGGGAGGTTCTCCAGCAAAGTAAAGACTTTGCCCAGGAGCGTGATGATAAATTCGCCAAACCCTGCAGTCGAGGATCTCAATATCatggcctcgtcttcgtctgtGAGTTCAGAATTATAGTCAATCTTGACATTCTGCCCCTCAAGCTCCATGCGAGCCATCTCACCCTGTACCCATTCCATGGCCAAAGTCGTGTCATGGATGTGGCTCTCCCCGCTCGTCAGGGGAACGATGGGAATGCTGTAAGCGACAGCCTGGATGAAATGCAGGGTATACTGCGTCTTGTTCAAGTCGTTCGCGTCGATACCGGGGAGCGCCAGGGCCAAGAGAGCAGTAATGTGGCAACGGTAGCCCTTGAGCTTGGACATGACGTTGGCAATCATTTGTAGGCCGTTCAAACTGGAGGTGGTTCTGTGAACCTCGACCAAGCCCTGAAGACTCGGGTAGAAGCGCTGCAGTGCACCGGGAAGAACCAGGTCAGGCTCGAGGTAGGCCAGACCCTGTAGCGCATTATTATATATCTGCGCAACACGAGTgctcttggagaagattccCATAAAAGTGACTTCTTTGAGAGTGCTGACGAagcgcttcttcaaggcgTCGTTGATCTTACGATCCTTGGGAACTTCTAGCTCCGAGCTCTGTTCGCGGTTCCACCGGGACACAAAGGCATCCGTGAGGTACAAAACCAGCTGGGCAAGCATACCCGACCAGGCACCCTGGTTGGAGGGGTGGAAGAAGGTATCGATAGACTCTATCAGGCCTTCTAGACTCGACATGATGGACTCGTCATGCTCGCAGCAGATGGGAGACAGAGAGCTCACAATGAGTCGGGCGATCATATAGGCAATCGGATACTTTTTCTTATCCTTTTCAAAGTACACGCCGGTTCCAGCCAGATAATCGAGGGGTGAATAGGGCGAATTGGCCTGGCCAACCGGGATCTGGGTGAGCCGCAGAATTGCCGTAAAGATGAGGTCGGATTGAGCCTTTGTGAAGATGCCATGCTCCCCAAAGGAAATGTAGGAGCAGTTGCTATGGTCTCTTGCTATCCGAGAGAACAAGTCTATAAAGGCCACGTCGACGACCTTGGATCTGTTGACCAAGGACCACAGGTGGAAGAGGGTCGGGAAGAAGTCGGCTGGGTGCGATCCCACGTCCGATTCCGGGGCGGGGTGGCTGGGCAGGAGGCTGTTGAGAGCTCCTATTACGACGAAGGCGTTCTGGAAGTCGttgaggctgaagaagggcaaaaacTCCTGCATCATCGCTAACCTCTCTCTGGGGTCGAAGTACGTGTGTGCATTGAGGGACAGCCTCAGGAGCTGCTTGGCGGCTCGTCTTCGGCTGGCCTGGTGAGCTGCCACCTCGGAGGGCAGCACATATGCTTTGACCTCATCCCAGAGGAGTCTCCAGTCGAGGGTCAGATCTTCGCCGGGCTTCAGATAATGATTCTTCCTAAGTTCAGAACAAGAGTTAGCTGATGCTGATTTGGCATCCCACTTGCCCGCACACCCCCACGCACCTCGTCAGATTGACAGCCATTCGGACAAATCTGTCAGCAACGTTGCTGTCTATGCCgggagccagagccagcgAGTAGTagagcttggccagcttggcccTCAGGTCTCTGGGCATCTCAAACTTGAGGTTCAGCCATCCCTGGAGCTCCCTAGTCCAGTGCAGCGCACCGGGCGAGAAGTCCTCGGCCTGGATGGATATGTACAGCTGCTTGAGGATGCCCTGGAGGGCAGCATCGCGCtgggcctcctcctcgacctcAAAGGGCAGCTGGCGGAAGTATGCAAAGGTTCGCTGTCGGTATCGCcgcttgtcgtcgtcgtcggacTTGGAGAATGGCAGGCCAGGCGAGGTGGCACGCGAGATGGGCTCGTAGGCGGCGAAGCTGGTCATCAAGTGCGATGCCGCACTCGCAGACAGAGCGGCCGCGGGCCCTTCATGGCTGGGGCCGATGTTTTCGTCCATCGTGGGTTTCGTCGACGTTGTGCGAGGCTGAGAAATTGGCAGCGCAAGAGAGGGGTTCGCGGCTCAAGGGGGCTCGAGGGAGAGGCTGCGATTTTGCTCGAAGCCGAAGCTCTGGGCAACGACCGTTGGCGTTTCAAGGACGGCGATGGGCGCTGAGGCTACCCATGGGGGAATCCGCAGGACGGCGGACGCAAATACAAATAAAACGGAGGGAAAGGGGATAATGGAAATGGCAGAGGCCGGTTACAGATGCAAAACGAGGCCAgcaatgatgctgatgctagTTGCAAGCAGGGGCAGGATTAAAGGCACGGCCAATGGATTTccaatggatggatcaaatcaaaGTGGCATTACGACACAGGGTCGTGGGCCTAATCCGGTCGGTATGGGTACCTGTACATGTGCCCAGCTGTAGCAGCTGCTGCGAGtacctcgacctcgacctTCTAGTGCTTTCAACGAACTGCTAACAGCTGCAACCCCAAGGCTTCAACAGCAGTCCAGCAATTTACAGGCAGCACAGCACTGATGCGTCAATGCTTCCAGCGGGAAGAGCCCAGAGCGGGCACATTAGCGGCCGCGTTAGCAGGCATCTTAGCTCCAGTGCCACCTGTGAAGCCCCGGAGCGTTTAGGCAGTTTTGGGGGTACTTGTCACGGAGCACGCCAGGCCATACTCCAGGTCCGTACCTCCGCACCTCCGCACCTCCGTACGGCACTTGAGAATTGGGAACACGTCAGTTAGCGGCAGCCTGTCTCGCCGAACTGGACCCTTGCAGCTCCAAAATCACGGGGCGAGACAGGGCTTGGAGATCGAGGCATTTCGGGGGGGTTATGATGCTTGCATTTACAGGTATTTACTGGTCAGTGGGCAGATGCATACAAAATGCTTGAATAGCCACAGAAAAAGTAGTTGATTCGCGCTTTCAGCAGCGTTGAGTGTCCATGTTAGATTCACGCCTGCATGATTCAGTGTCCGCCTATTTTTGTCACTACAAGCTCATCACTTCAGCTCGGAATCACGGGCCACCCCGAACAAGCCGGCAGTGATTGAAAATTCAATGAATGACAAACAGGCATCAGGTGCACAGATCCTGGCTCAACATTACAGTAGAGATCCCTACAGGGTACTTGTAGGCTTACTGGGGTCTCAGCCAAGACGGACCATGCAGCTTCAACCGCGAAACATGCCCTGTCTCGTGCCATCTTGATGTTAGAGCCTcacaccaacatcaagcaTACGAGTGTCACCAGCTTCAAATGTACTACAAAACACGATACAATTTGAATTCAACGATATATCATTTGGTAATTGGAGAGTATATATTTGCAAGCCTACAAATCAGAGGCgtaaaacaaagaaaacaacgCTGTTGATGCTAATGTCTGTGTCCCATTCACATTTGCCCTGACAAAAATATAtacaaagaacaaaacaaTCCCTCATCCCTGCAGATTGCTACACAAAATGATGGAAGCGTCCGCCAAAAGATGATCACGGCAAATGTTATGAAACTCGTTGATTGCTCGAGTGGTGAAATACTCTCTGTGCCAGCCGCCGCACACGCGTCCGGCATGTCCCCGTTTGCTCCCTAATCTTGAGATCATCCGCATGTTTTTCGTCCGACTCTCTTTCCGTTATGCTAGACGTCGCTGAcactgccgccgcctcaCGCCTTTTTCTCATAAACTCGCTTCCCGAAGACATTGCTCGTCGAAGCTTGCCAGAGGTCATGttgcgagcagcagccaactCCTCGGGTGACGCATCAGCCAATGAAATGCGGGGATTCGCCTCTCccgagctgctgctaacAATATCACATGCTTGGGCACGCCCTGAGCTGACGCGCTGGGATACGGCTCGGGGAATCTTGGGAGTGGCCGATGCAGGCCAGCCCCTCTGTCGGAGACTGATCCAGGTCGCTGTGGCCATCATGAGGGTCTTGTTATATTCGGAAACCTCCATCGACGGTCTCTCCTCTGCCGTGTTGGTTGCGTCTTCTGAGATGCCACTCATATCCGGTGTAATGGGAGAGTAGATGCCACTGGATGTGGACATGGTGGTATATGTATCGTAAATCTCTAAGCATGTAGAATCCAGGATTCCTTGTACCGGGTGTCTACGTGTTGACGGCTCGATGATGCTAAATGTCCACTTGCCGTCTGGGGTAGTGGGAGTAGTCGGTGATGAGGGAGTTGTGTTGGCAGTATGGGCAGATCCCCAGCTTGCCCTTGGTGAAAACAAGGGTCTCTTGATCCATCGAGCTTTGACGGCCTCCCCATGATCGTTGATATGGTTAAACTCATATGACCCATTGGCTCTAGCACTGGTAACCCAGCTTGTTCCATCCTGGAGAACAATCTTGGCGTAGTCATCGTCGTCAGATGTGCAGATGACAGCTAGGACATCCTTATGATCCAGACTGGTACTGCTATCATAAGCGttgtcatggccatgactgTCGTGCTTGTGAGCAAAGTCGTCCCTCCGGACCAAGAGAAGATCGTTCTGGCCAAGATGAGGCTTGGCATGGAACATGCGAGGGAACGCCTTGACCAATGCCGGGATAATCAGACTTCCCGCAATGAGACTTGATGGAACAACGTCAAACGCCGGAATCGCGCGCTTCTCCCCGAGCTTCTGAAGTTGCAGCAACACTCGTGGCCGGATCTGAAAAAATGCCCGCTGCTTGGTGCGCAAGCCAGGCGCCGGGAATGCCAGCGCATATCGCGATGACTTGCGCGGTCCACgctttctcctcttgagCCGAATTGAGGAGTCTGTCCGCTCGCTTGCTTCAGAACCAGAGACGGAATCTTCATCCTCACTGGGAACGTCGGACTGGCCGACAATATCGGAATGAGGCTCACGGAACCGGACAGTGGCGATATCAGACGTGGTGCGACGTCGACTTGCAAGAGAGGAACGAGGATTGCGAGTCTCGGCGACGGAAGCTGAGCGAGGTGGGAGAGTATCGTTGGAGTCGGGAACTGGTGAGGTAGGTGAAGCAGGTGAAGTAGGCTCTGGGAGCTCTGTGGGAGTTGTCGGTTCGGTGTCAAAGAGTGGTCGGAGAGCAGACAGAAAGGAGAAGCGGCTTGGCTGAGGTTGTTCTTcagatggtgttgagaatTCATGGCCGTGAAGGGCCGCTCCTGAGTGTACAATCATGGTGTCCACGGTTGTTTGTGTATGGATATGTGAAATAAATCTATAACACCGCCGTGGGACCAGGGATTGGAGAGCGAACGAACCAGGATGGTCGTTCTATGTTGTATTCTATAGGTGGCATACGAGTGGGTGAGGAATAAAGTGTGTGCAGTCGTGGTGGATATCAATCGTATATATGACAAAATGAAAAGAGGCGTCTATGTGGTGGGTTCGTATTCGTCGTCGGATATGTGAGAGCTGAGATTCAAGGAAATTGTACGCCGCGCTGTGGAAGCAAGAAAAATCGGGATAAGATGAGCTTTACTGTCGATGGCCGTCGTCTACGGGATCGGTAACAGGAATTGTAGGAGTCGAGTGGTGAAGATATCAATGACTGAGCGACGGttgagagaagatgaagcgacCGGCGCTTATACGAGTAGCAAGTTGGTAAGATGTATAAGCGAGGGTTGAGTCCGTTGAGCAGTTGAGTTGGAAATCTGCCGTACTCCAGGTACCGGTGCGATGCGATGGATGAAGGAGAGATGGGTAAAAGAATGACgatgagagaggaagaagaagaaagtcaATGTCGCTTTGTTGATGTGGCTTGTCGACAGAGGAACAGAAACAGAGTTGAGCCCTTCGAGAAGAGAGGCTGCACTGGGAGAGTCGGAGGTTACCGGTACATCAGTCCGCACGCGACCAGAGCCTTATTAGTGGGACGACAGCCGGGTGGGCATGTACCATGTACGGGGGTCCCTTCCCTGAACGGGTACGTAGGGGTGACAGAAAAGCCCGCGTCCGATTCAAAGCGGAGTTTGATGTGCGCGGCAGTCCGAGGAGGAAAATCCCAGATCGGGggttttttttgtttcgtcccttttcttgttttcttttcctttttccgtttcttccctttttttcacaATCCTTTGCTCAAAATCCCCGAGTCCAATATTCGGagggagcagcagcgagagTCAGTGCGAGACCAAGGAGGATTCGAGGATTCAAAACCTGAAACAGATTTCAAGTCGGGTCGAATAAGATGATGGACGGCACGCCGTATTAGTACACAGACATgatgtatgtactcgtaaaaGTGTCCGAGGAGACCAGACCAGCTGCTAGATACAACTAGGTCTTAGTAGTATCGAGGTTAGCCGTCAGATGGGGCGCCGCAAGTGGCGATTGGAGTTGCACAGCTTTTCTGGCTTTTTCAGCACCCGAGGAAGGCTGTGGCGTGGGACATGTGGACTTATACCTCCATGTACCTGGCAAGTTTAATCTTAGCGCTCATTGGCTTTTGGGtttttttcctatttttTTTCAAGGAATGTCGCCACTTGGTCGGCAGACTGACAAGCAGATTCAGAACGTTGTCCGTGGAGCCGGGAGAGCCGCTCGGATCTGGGCGTACAGGGCATGTCCGGGCCATGTACCTGTGACCGGTGCGTCattgaaggaagaggagagtgaGACACGCATTTGGCTGCTTCGACAGGGCATCGACAGGCCCTCCCTTGCATTGTGCTGCTCTGTGAATGTACATATCACTACCTAGACGATACTTGGGATGACCAGTCCCCCCGATTGTTTACTTGTTATGGCAAGGCTTGTATATGCCCACTATCCTATATCCAGGCCACGGAACTGATGGTATTCCATTGCAAATGCTTACCTTGTCTACCTAGGCATCAAACTGGGTCTCTCTACTATATTAGCTCGTGCTAGAAGGAGattttctttgctttgccgAGTGGAAACCCAGAAAGGAGTGCATGCTCAGACGATGCCCAGCCGGAAGACATGACATGTGCGGCATGCGCTTACTGTACAAGTTCCGCTACGCGCCTGTACTGCATATGAAGTACAAGTCGAGGCACATCCTGCCCAGTCAACCAGCAGCCGTCCATGGCTTAACGCGGAAGTAGAGAATACAATCAGATGTGATGAGGTGCAGGCGCCTAATGTACCGGTACCGGGTCGAATGTATCCTCCAGACcgacttgagcttctcgactGTATAAGGTAGATTCTCCTTGGTTCATGCATTCAACCATCGTACCACGGCGTCGGACTCGCGTTTTCGTCTTGCTCCTGAGTCCTCCCCTTCTTCTGttttgcttccttttttccttcgtCCTCCTTCAACACATCGGCGTATTCGGACTCGCCAGGCGCCGTGGCCAGTCGTGGGCGGGCCGCCGAGCAAAAAAGATAGTGCGTGCGTTGCCGGCGAATGGAGAATTTGGAGATCAGCCCCTACTTTTGGTCTTTGTTTCTGACAGGGATCAGCCCGCCTTTCCGAGGCAGGATAGAGGGAAAAGGCATCCTTGCAGGCCTGGAAGCCTTTGTCGTCCAATGGCTGGCCACCCACTTGTTTAATCCACCTGCCGAAGGATGGGCAGAAATGGAGGGAGCACATGCGCAGGAGGCAGATCCAAGCGTGGCACGTCGACGAGGTGGGATTCGAGGTCTTGTTTTAGGTCTGCCATGCATGAATCTGGGTTGCTCTCGCGCTCCGCGTCCCCGTTGGTCCAGTTCCGTCCAGTATCCGTCCAGTCCAGCATCGTAGCGAGGGAGAGAGACATCAGATCAGTCTGGCTCTGGTTCTGGCTCACCTCTCCACGAACACAATGGGGGCACCGTTGCCCGACATTGCCCTTGTGCCGTCCTTGGTCTCGCCCATCACTCATCACTCATACATGCTAACTACTAATTAGTCAATAAAGGACCTGCTTCTCTCTCGTTCCGAGGTGATACGGAGCACGTCCTGAATGCTTAATAGAGTATCACTAACCATCTGCGGCTCCCACACGGACCAGTCCCACCTCCGACCGTTCCGCCCTATTTAGAGCAAATGCTAGTCCGCGATGGACTCAAAAGCCA
Above is a genomic segment from Trichoderma breve strain T069 chromosome 6, whole genome shotgun sequence containing:
- a CDS encoding proteasome-substrate-size regulator, mid region domain-containing protein, with the protein product MDENIGPSHEGPAAALSASAASHLMTSFAAYEPISRATSPGLPFSKSDDDDKRRYRQRTFAYFRQLPFEVEEEAQRDAALQGILKQLYISIQAEDFSPGALHWTRELQGWLNLKFEMPRDLRAKLAKLYYSLALAPGIDSNVADRFVRMAVNLTRKNHYLKPGEDLTLDWRLLWDEVKAYVLPSEVAAHQASRRRAAKQLLRLSLNAHTYFDPRERLAMMQEFLPFFSLNDFQNAFVVIGALNSLLPSHPAPESDVGSHPADFFPTLFHLWSLVNRSKVVDVAFIDLFSRIARDHSNCSYISFGEHGIFTKAQSDLIFTAILRLTQIPVGQANSPYSPLDYLAGTGVYFEKDKKKYPIAYMIARLIVSSLSPICCEHDESIMSSLEGLIESIDTFFHPSNQGAWSGMLAQLVLYLTDAFVSRWNREQSSELEVPKDRKINDALKKRFVSTLKEVTFMGIFSKSTRVAQIYNNALQGLAYLEPDLVLPGALQRFYPSLQGLVEVHRTTSSLNGLQMIANVMSKLKGYRCHITALLALALPGIDANDLNKTQYTLHFIQAVAYSIPIVPLTSGESHIHDTTLAMEWVQGEMARMELEGQNVKIDYNSELTDEDEAMILRSSTAGFGEFIITLLGKVFTLLENLPDANQVRGGTPEDSVVNALPAALSPLFASMSADLFDITLEKIATFVSSHVVHQARDAMAWILNALCKVNPEKTLKVFIPMLVVNIRNEIDLNHAASDRTTGTDYLPRDRALVWYVTMLAMAVVHVGREVLNYKDELLGIAQYMQEKCRGLPTILVSNYIHHLLLNLTHTYPIDHALYEPDVLERGLDVADWGKTTTPADLTIKWHQPSPPEIEFAVELFASQIKSATDQLELLLSDNPPVSRKGKNKEWSDEVSRLMQQIRLVISGMATMFDPKRASGETATKAGGGDVDMDIDVEEASGDVGDDDPLAEVAEDEELRPQYRYKAGYLLSPSDPVYERIHDLREQLGELLTKTHAFLTRNEEDDVECFTTLYIAYRTWITDVGIERSAHPLERHLRLYKCDIAAFKIKGLRKVYPRPLLIKRAEAYQMLRMKHNASARQKSELDKRLLLDLAQSCLSSYADVRRIAQGAQDSSLKVLIGGKPLVIPVLLEGFKKSIDTNDHDRVKGAMYSLFFTSLLRTLIRDWRFAPEALRLYIETAGIDKPSIQTLGTSVIYSLIEFGKPFEKTVLIDTSLVDTIKPDEDVSSPIRTRNQFILQRRDKVEASKAELGLWLIKLAKGAHWKIASRCAIFATNLCLRFDTIAPMEFVDLVAYGTNDPHPGLRNYYLSAFTTLFSTIDMRAVYDHDFNNYLLEKEVDYRNKIQVPVEKGDAEFTQKFLDAFESPLEEAEYMVDADHPGWLVWGKTFTAFRARPKYFDNYDDTERAVRDHIGKILTKDTDRFRMHEVYLLMHVFDLMHYGRTVVTLEDVKELTTELYGDGNDKHQHRATSEILGALLAGSSDDPPEIRNKVWEFAAPFILKIFENDLTPENLQYWLTCIHLILDSKDPRRAHEIVDALKSFRLDMNSNAAFKESSKIQLLEFSIADAGWHFRQEKPLLDDFLAHIDHPYKAVREAIARVISIIYKTRYYEAFENVPALLEANKKASSTGLRPYKASEDFTATIMNTFDRLEKWRLERTPGQQEQSQYTSGSKTVLVWLDCTLSSHECSQLVPFFATPFMDQLLHMMDVKEDPELMKLAYHVYRHLPNIPFRDGEDAQFIDGLVRIGRTAASWHQRLRALVNMQVIYFRRIFLTEEPQRDLLFTTVSDMLGDPQLEVRACAATTLAGMIRCSPSRIRDPMIVRLKRRFETELDQNPMPKRGPKLPGTETPVDVHKQINRRHAAVLGLGALIEAFPYATPPPMWMPEVLATVARRAAGDPGVVGKAAKGILSEFKKTRQDSWTVDQKYFTQEQLEDLEGVLWKSYFA